In the Flagellimonas sp. HMM57 genome, one interval contains:
- the bioB gene encoding biotin synthase BioB, whose product MSELRHNWTKEEILEIYNKPLMELLYDAATVHRKYHDPNTVQVSTLISIKTGGCSEDCGYCPQAARYHTDIDENDLMTVPHVKAQALRAKASGSSRVCMGAAWRNVKDGPEFDQVLEMVRTINKLDMEVCCTLGMLTENQANRLAEAGLYAYNHNLDTSEDYYKDVISTRAFEDRLDTIDNVRKSNVTVCSGGIIGMGEKLEDRAGMLVALASLNPQPESVPINALVAVEGTPMEDIEPISIWEMIRMVATTRIVIPKTQVRLSAGRTEMSREGQAMCFFAGANSIFAGDKLLTTPNPDVNEDMEMFGLLGLKPQKPFEKVSQPKTVEASDSQFQALGEKPKWSRPGHKIERNEEAKQKAKLVPKE is encoded by the coding sequence ATGAGCGAATTAAGACATAATTGGACCAAAGAAGAAATACTTGAGATATACAATAAACCGTTAATGGAGTTGCTATACGATGCAGCAACCGTACATCGTAAGTACCATGATCCCAATACGGTTCAGGTTTCTACTTTAATTTCCATAAAGACAGGAGGATGTTCGGAGGATTGCGGGTATTGTCCGCAAGCCGCAAGGTATCATACAGATATAGATGAGAACGACTTAATGACTGTACCCCATGTAAAGGCGCAGGCACTTAGGGCCAAGGCATCGGGGAGTTCAAGAGTTTGTATGGGCGCTGCATGGCGTAACGTTAAGGATGGCCCTGAGTTTGATCAGGTCTTGGAGATGGTGCGTACCATTAATAAGCTGGATATGGAAGTATGCTGTACGTTGGGCATGTTGACCGAGAATCAGGCAAATCGCTTGGCAGAAGCAGGATTGTACGCGTATAACCACAATTTGGATACCTCCGAAGACTATTACAAGGACGTTATCTCGACACGTGCTTTTGAAGATCGCCTAGATACCATCGACAATGTTCGCAAGAGTAATGTGACCGTTTGTAGCGGGGGCATTATAGGTATGGGAGAAAAGTTGGAGGATCGCGCCGGAATGTTGGTTGCGTTAGCTTCGCTCAATCCTCAACCCGAATCTGTTCCCATAAATGCATTGGTTGCCGTAGAAGGAACTCCCATGGAAGATATAGAGCCTATTTCAATTTGGGAAATGATTCGTATGGTAGCAACCACGCGTATTGTAATTCCTAAAACACAGGTTAGATTATCTGCAGGAAGAACTGAAATGAGCAGAGAGGGACAAGCCATGTGTTTCTTTGCCGGAGCCAATTCCATTTTTGCTGGGGATAAATTGTTGACGACTCCCAACCCAGATGTAAACGAGGATATGGAAATGTTTGGACTATTGGGGCTAAAACCTCAAAAACCTTTTGAGAAAGTTTCCCAGCCCAAAACGGTTGAAGCCTCTGATTCCCAGTTCCAAGCTTTGGGCGAAAAACCCAAGTGGTCACGCCCGGGACATAAGATAGAGCGTAACGAAGAAGCCAAACAAAAGGCTAAATTAGTTCCAAAGGAGTAA
- a CDS encoding cupin-like domain-containing protein, with amino-acid sequence MELNLEQIPRVKTLSKKEFVAKYFKPQRPVVIEDFIEDWPAYSKWNLEYIKQVAGEKMVPLYDDRPVKHDEGFNEPHATMKMRDYIDLLKSKPTKYRIFLWNVIKEVPQLQKDFSYPNFGLRLMKGLPMLFFGGSNSHTFMHYDIDLANIFHFHFEGEKQCILFPQSETKFLYKIPHSLITREDIDFANPDLEKWPALKNAKGHVTQLEHGSVLYIPEGYWHHMKYISPGFSMSLRAIARKPKNFTRAVYNIFFMRHFDNLMRRMKGQKWIDWKNEKAIKRTHSLLIKK; translated from the coding sequence TTGGAACTTAACCTTGAACAAATTCCTCGTGTAAAGACCCTTTCGAAGAAAGAGTTTGTTGCTAAGTACTTCAAGCCCCAGAGGCCTGTGGTAATCGAAGATTTTATTGAAGATTGGCCCGCGTACTCCAAATGGAACCTAGAGTATATTAAGCAGGTTGCAGGTGAAAAGATGGTTCCACTTTATGATGATAGACCTGTAAAGCATGATGAAGGTTTTAATGAACCCCATGCAACCATGAAAATGCGGGATTATATCGACTTGTTAAAAAGTAAACCTACAAAGTACCGCATCTTTCTTTGGAATGTTATAAAGGAAGTTCCGCAGCTTCAAAAAGATTTTAGCTATCCAAACTTTGGATTGCGACTAATGAAAGGATTGCCCATGCTCTTCTTTGGTGGAAGCAATTCCCATACATTTATGCATTATGATATTGATTTGGCGAATATTTTCCATTTTCATTTTGAAGGAGAAAAGCAATGTATACTTTTTCCACAATCGGAAACCAAGTTCTTGTACAAGATTCCACATTCGCTCATAACACGGGAAGACATAGATTTTGCAAATCCCGATTTAGAAAAATGGCCTGCATTGAAGAATGCCAAAGGACATGTTACACAGTTGGAGCATGGCAGCGTTCTATACATACCAGAGGGTTACTGGCATCATATGAAATACATAAGCCCAGGCTTCTCAATGAGCTTGCGAGCCATTGCCAGAAAACCCAAGAACTTTACCAGGGCCGTTTATAATATTTTTTTTATGCGGCACTTCGATAATCTAATGCGAAGAATGAAGGGTCAAAAGTGGATAGATTGGAAAAATGAAAAAGCCATAAAACGTACACATAGTCTACTCATAAAAAAGTAG
- a CDS encoding phosphoenolpyruvate carboxylase: MDKQTLELEGLQKIRTDFTYLIATFKEMLESLGENDLAAMIPLENNPSPKNQSGIPDEKLAQAIGICFELLNAVEENAATQFRRKTETQFGLESIRGSWGETLKLWNTSGIKEQEIADLLPKIKVMPVLTAHPSEAKRLTVLDIHRELYVLLVKNENPLWSTSERALIKQEIKSLLERWWRTGEIYLQKPRLEDERSNVMHYFENVFPEALRLTDQRLNDAWEYMGFSKKLLERPEQYPNLAFGSWVGGDRDGHPYVTPEFTASTLKLHRQSALKIIRKELVQLAKELSFSEYLNKVPSEFLVDVNTSAKSLGEAGQKALARNGSEPLRQFINLLIVRLDNTLNERSEFGEEGYYRRPEGLAASLKKLRDVLIHLGANRIAKEYLLPVERAISCFGFHLAKLDIRQNSAYHEKAIGQILKTAGFVDFDYSNWDEEKRLSFIDQELQSNRPFLIAGTPCGPEADNVLGYFREVKNYVDLYGTDGIGSVIISMTRSLSDLLVVFLFLREVGLKDVKLPVVPLLETIDDLVAGPKILEAFLTHPLVQEMRKGQKSFVQEVMLGYSDSNKDGGILTSRWTIYKAEEKLTELSNRLGVQLRFFHGRGGTISRGGGKIHRFLESMPAGSMSGQIKMTVQGETIANQFANRLNACYNLEMMISGTARQAMIAVDKDKDEKLYDIMDRLVEMSRSNYRQLLDHPKFIEFYSQATPIDVLEQSKIGSRPARRTGQRTLNDLRSIPWVFSWNQSRFNLSGWFGTGAALGKFEEQYPEDFERLKTAAEEWPFLKYGLIQIETNLLSSNTEIMKEFANLVQDSTVRTELMTLILTDYDTCLKQVGNLLGSSLEKRRVSKLENNKLRKEALKVLHMIQIQSLGTWRKQRENEKQEDSQLLLMLLLLVNALSGGLKSTG; encoded by the coding sequence ATGGATAAACAAACACTAGAACTCGAAGGGCTACAAAAAATCAGAACAGATTTTACCTATCTCATAGCTACATTCAAAGAAATGCTGGAATCACTTGGCGAAAATGACTTAGCGGCAATGATTCCACTCGAAAATAATCCATCCCCTAAAAATCAGTCTGGCATTCCAGATGAAAAACTTGCACAGGCGATCGGCATTTGTTTTGAATTACTTAATGCAGTGGAAGAAAACGCAGCCACTCAATTTCGTCGAAAAACAGAAACCCAATTCGGTCTGGAAAGTATTCGTGGGTCATGGGGGGAAACTTTGAAATTATGGAATACCTCTGGGATTAAGGAGCAAGAAATAGCAGACCTATTGCCCAAAATTAAGGTAATGCCCGTACTAACTGCGCATCCTTCAGAAGCAAAACGACTGACCGTATTGGATATACACCGAGAGCTTTATGTACTATTGGTGAAAAACGAAAATCCCCTTTGGTCCACTTCAGAGCGAGCTTTAATAAAACAAGAGATCAAAAGCTTGTTGGAACGTTGGTGGCGCACAGGTGAGATATACCTACAAAAACCAAGATTGGAAGATGAACGCAGTAATGTAATGCACTACTTTGAAAACGTATTCCCAGAAGCTTTGCGTTTAACCGATCAGCGTTTGAACGATGCTTGGGAGTACATGGGTTTTTCCAAAAAACTTCTGGAACGTCCAGAACAATATCCCAACTTAGCGTTTGGAAGTTGGGTAGGTGGAGATAGGGACGGACATCCTTACGTAACTCCAGAATTTACTGCCTCCACTCTTAAACTACATCGACAGTCAGCATTGAAAATTATTAGGAAAGAACTGGTTCAGTTGGCGAAGGAACTCAGTTTTTCAGAATACCTCAATAAGGTTCCATCTGAGTTTCTTGTTGATGTAAACACAAGTGCTAAAAGTTTGGGGGAAGCTGGTCAAAAGGCATTAGCACGAAATGGCTCCGAACCTTTGCGACAGTTTATTAATTTATTGATCGTTCGCCTGGACAATACATTAAACGAACGTTCTGAATTTGGTGAGGAAGGTTATTATCGCCGACCAGAAGGTTTAGCCGCATCGCTTAAAAAACTAAGGGATGTTCTGATCCACTTAGGGGCAAATAGGATAGCTAAAGAATATCTATTGCCAGTTGAACGGGCGATAAGCTGCTTTGGTTTCCATTTGGCCAAACTGGATATTAGACAAAACAGTGCATATCATGAAAAAGCCATTGGCCAGATACTGAAAACAGCTGGCTTCGTAGATTTTGACTATTCCAATTGGGATGAAGAAAAAAGATTATCCTTTATTGATCAAGAATTGCAAAGTAACCGACCATTCCTTATAGCTGGCACTCCATGTGGGCCAGAAGCAGACAACGTGTTGGGATACTTTAGGGAAGTAAAAAACTATGTAGACCTATACGGAACAGATGGTATTGGTTCTGTAATCATCAGCATGACAAGGAGTTTGAGCGATTTACTCGTTGTTTTTCTATTCTTGAGGGAAGTAGGTTTAAAAGATGTAAAATTACCAGTAGTACCACTATTGGAAACTATTGATGACTTGGTAGCTGGTCCTAAAATATTAGAAGCATTTTTGACCCATCCCCTTGTTCAGGAAATGCGAAAGGGCCAAAAGTCATTTGTGCAAGAGGTCATGTTGGGGTATAGTGACAGTAATAAGGATGGTGGTATATTGACCAGTAGATGGACTATATATAAGGCTGAGGAAAAGCTCACGGAATTAAGTAATCGCCTTGGGGTTCAACTTCGTTTTTTTCATGGACGCGGGGGAACCATAAGTAGAGGTGGTGGAAAAATCCATCGATTTTTGGAAAGCATGCCAGCAGGTTCTATGAGCGGACAAATTAAAATGACCGTACAAGGGGAAACCATTGCCAATCAATTTGCAAATCGTTTAAATGCCTGTTACAATCTAGAAATGATGATTTCCGGTACGGCTAGGCAGGCAATGATAGCTGTGGATAAGGATAAAGATGAAAAATTATATGACATCATGGACCGTCTTGTAGAAATGTCCAGAAGTAATTACAGACAATTGTTGGACCATCCCAAGTTTATAGAATTCTACAGTCAAGCTACTCCCATAGATGTATTGGAACAAAGTAAGATTGGTTCAAGACCTGCACGGAGAACTGGGCAGAGAACACTGAATGATCTGCGCTCCATACCGTGGGTATTCAGTTGGAACCAATCAAGATTCAATCTTAGCGGATGGTTTGGAACCGGTGCAGCTCTTGGTAAGTTTGAAGAACAATATCCTGAAGATTTTGAACGCTTAAAAACTGCAGCAGAAGAATGGCCCTTCTTAAAGTATGGGTTGATTCAAATTGAGACCAATCTGTTAAGTTCAAATACGGAAATCATGAAGGAGTTTGCAAATCTGGTTCAAGATTCCACCGTAAGAACCGAATTGATGACCCTTATTTTAACCGATTACGATACGTGCTTAAAACAAGTCGGAAATCTATTGGGTTCATCATTGGAAAAACGTAGAGTCTCCAAACTAGAAAACAACAAGCTCAGAAAAGAGGCACTAAAGGTGTTGCACATGATTCAGATACAATCGCTTGGAACATGGCGCAAACAAAGAGAAAACGAAAAACAAGAGGATAGTCAATTGTTATTAATGCTTTTATTGTTAGTGAATGCATTATCTGGCGGCTTAAAAAGTACTGGTTAA
- a CDS encoding regulatory protein RecX, which yields MIPSKAYSVTEATRKLESYCAYQERCHKDVHEKLKGMRMIPEAIDHIISHLIQENYLNEERFAKSFARGKFNIKKWGRNRIINELKSRQISKYNIESALAEIDDDIYQSTLDELAQKRLNQITEANPLKKKKKLADYLLYRGWESHLVYEKLKDLI from the coding sequence ATGATCCCTTCAAAAGCTTATTCAGTAACCGAGGCTACCAGAAAACTGGAATCATACTGTGCCTACCAAGAACGTTGTCACAAAGATGTGCATGAAAAATTAAAGGGAATGCGAATGATTCCCGAAGCTATTGACCACATCATATCCCATCTTATTCAGGAAAACTATTTAAATGAAGAACGTTTTGCGAAAAGTTTTGCAAGAGGAAAATTCAATATAAAGAAATGGGGGAGAAACAGAATAATTAACGAACTGAAGTCTCGTCAAATTTCAAAATACAATATAGAAAGTGCTTTAGCCGAAATTGATGATGATATATACCAAAGCACGTTAGACGAACTGGCACAAAAAAGGCTCAACCAAATTACAGAGGCCAATCCCTTAAAAAAGAAAAAGAAACTAGCCGATTATTTACTCTACCGCGGATGGGAAAGTCATTTGGTATACGAAAAACTAAAGGATTTGATTTAA
- a CDS encoding DUF3667 domain-containing protein, with product MPHCLNCHETISKEASFCFHCGARVVKNRITLKRILSEIAETIFGWDNKYLFTARLLVVRPHIVLEEYTKGVRKKYVHPFTYLIIGATLVLFSFTLFLDNFMEHLQAFSEKMKDLYGGAQLKDTQKVQREIIEYFNITTLILIPVYSLFTYFIYRKTYNYAEHLVFNSYIQGTSFIFIFVFFYISLLTHPLVYSITTFITFFLYIYSFGKLFKLDLGTSILKFFLFIVLFSAFIIILMALLIAIVFLLSYLNN from the coding sequence ATGCCTCACTGTCTTAATTGTCATGAAACCATTTCTAAAGAGGCATCTTTTTGCTTTCATTGTGGAGCTAGAGTTGTTAAAAACAGAATCACATTAAAAAGAATATTATCCGAAATCGCCGAAACTATCTTTGGATGGGACAATAAATACTTGTTTACGGCCCGATTACTTGTAGTTCGCCCTCATATAGTTCTAGAAGAATATACAAAAGGAGTCCGAAAAAAATATGTGCATCCTTTTACCTATTTGATTATAGGTGCAACTTTGGTCCTGTTTTCGTTTACATTGTTTCTTGATAATTTTATGGAACACCTCCAAGCGTTCAGTGAAAAGATGAAAGATCTCTATGGAGGCGCCCAACTAAAGGATACCCAAAAAGTACAAAGGGAAATCATAGAGTATTTCAATATTACTACACTGATTCTTATTCCTGTTTATTCTTTGTTTACATATTTCATTTATCGCAAAACCTATAACTATGCCGAACATCTAGTGTTCAATTCCTACATTCAAGGCACCAGTTTTATCTTTATCTTTGTTTTCTTTTATATCAGCTTATTAACGCATCCCCTGGTTTACTCTATTACCACATTCATTACGTTTTTTCTTTACATTTACAGCTTCGGTAAATTGTTTAAACTGGACTTGGGAACATCCATTTTAAAATTTTTCTTATTTATCGTTTTGTTCTCTGCTTTTATTATCATTTTGATGGCACTCCTTATTGCCATTGTTTTTTTATTATCCTACTTAAATAACTAA
- a CDS encoding ribonuclease E/G translates to MNRELIVRSSPDAVDFALLKDGKLIELHKDEDDNNFSVGDIFLAKIRKPVTGLNAAFVNVGYEKDAFLHYHDLGPQLSSMLQFIKKVRTGKLKDYSLKDFPFEKDIDKNGSINEVIKANQSLLVQIVKEPISTKGPRISSELSLAGRYLVMVPFSDRVSVSQKIGSKEEKDRLIRLVKSIKPKGFGVIIRTVAEGKKVAELDKDLQDLSSKWMTMCKKLQKAPHPSKVLVELNRASSILRDVFNDSFTGIHVDDETLYNQIKDYLHEIAPQKESIVKHYSGKSPIFEKFGIERQIKTSFGRTASMSRGAYLVIEHTEALHVIDVNSGNRSNKAKNQEDTALEVNLSAASEIARQLRLRDMGGIIVVDFIDMVKGDHRRKLFDHLRDEMKDDRAKHKILPPSKFGLVQITRQRVRPEMNIKTSEVNPNGSGSEVEAPIVLIDKINNDLERIMKGKQKNNGIVLNIHPFIAAYLTKGFPSPRYKWFLEHKKWVKIQPRDAYTYLEYRFKDKDGKTIR, encoded by the coding sequence GTGAATAGAGAATTAATCGTAAGATCTAGTCCTGATGCAGTCGATTTTGCCTTACTAAAGGATGGAAAACTAATAGAATTACACAAAGATGAGGATGATAATAATTTCTCCGTAGGGGACATCTTCCTGGCGAAGATAAGAAAACCCGTTACCGGCCTTAATGCGGCATTCGTAAATGTTGGTTATGAAAAAGATGCTTTTCTGCATTATCATGACCTTGGTCCGCAATTATCCTCCATGTTGCAATTCATAAAAAAAGTTAGAACGGGAAAGTTAAAAGACTACTCCCTCAAAGATTTTCCATTTGAAAAAGATATAGACAAGAATGGCAGTATTAACGAAGTTATTAAAGCCAATCAGTCATTATTGGTACAAATTGTAAAAGAACCCATTTCCACCAAAGGACCAAGAATTAGCTCAGAGCTTTCCTTAGCAGGGCGTTACTTGGTAATGGTTCCATTTTCCGACCGTGTTTCCGTATCACAAAAAATAGGGAGCAAGGAAGAAAAAGACAGGCTAATACGACTCGTTAAGAGTATAAAGCCCAAAGGATTTGGCGTTATCATACGTACCGTTGCAGAAGGCAAAAAAGTTGCAGAACTGGACAAAGATCTTCAAGATTTGTCATCTAAGTGGATGACAATGTGCAAGAAATTGCAAAAAGCACCTCATCCGTCCAAAGTGTTGGTAGAGCTCAATAGAGCTTCCTCCATACTTAGGGATGTTTTCAACGATTCCTTTACAGGGATACATGTTGATGATGAGACACTTTATAATCAAATCAAAGATTATTTACATGAAATCGCCCCGCAAAAGGAGTCTATCGTAAAACATTATTCTGGCAAATCGCCCATATTTGAAAAATTTGGGATTGAGCGTCAGATAAAGACTTCCTTCGGAAGAACGGCCTCTATGAGCCGTGGTGCATATCTTGTGATAGAGCATACTGAAGCTTTACATGTAATCGACGTAAACAGTGGCAACCGCTCCAACAAAGCAAAAAACCAAGAAGATACTGCTCTAGAAGTAAATCTATCGGCAGCTTCTGAAATTGCGCGACAGCTTAGGCTTCGTGATATGGGCGGAATCATTGTAGTGGATTTCATTGATATGGTCAAAGGTGACCATAGAAGAAAATTGTTCGACCATCTTAGAGATGAAATGAAGGACGATAGGGCTAAGCACAAAATATTGCCCCCCAGTAAATTTGGACTTGTTCAGATTACCAGACAACGGGTACGTCCAGAAATGAATATCAAGACCAGTGAGGTAAATCCCAATGGCTCGGGTTCAGAAGTAGAAGCTCCTATAGTATTGATAGACAAAATCAATAATGATCTGGAGCGCATTATGAAAGGGAAGCAAAAGAACAATGGCATTGTTCTCAACATACATCCCTTTATTGCAGCCTACCTAACCAAAGGTTTCCCATCTCCACGTTACAAGTGGTTCTTAGAACATAAGAAATGGGTGAAGATTCAACCAAGGGATGCATATACATACCTTGAATATCGTTTTAAAGACAAGGACGGTAAAACAATTAGATAA
- a CDS encoding HU family DNA-binding protein, with the protein MTKADIVTRISEKLGIEKGDVQATVESFMEEVKSSLENGDNVYLRGFGSFIIKTRAEKTGRNISKNTTIKIPAHNIPAFKPAKVFVEGVKSNVQVK; encoded by the coding sequence ATGACGAAAGCAGATATTGTAACTAGAATCTCAGAAAAACTAGGTATTGAAAAAGGAGACGTACAAGCAACAGTTGAATCTTTTATGGAGGAGGTAAAATCGTCCTTAGAGAATGGTGATAATGTGTATTTAAGAGGTTTTGGAAGCTTTATCATTAAGACGAGGGCGGAAAAAACCGGAAGAAATATTTCCAAGAATACAACTATTAAAATCCCAGCGCACAATATACCTGCATTTAAACCGGCAAAAGTTTTTGTTGAAGGTGTAAAAAGCAATGTTCAAGTAAAATAA
- the mutY gene encoding A/G-specific adenine glycosylase → MSFSQKILKWYGQHKRELPWRTTNDPYKIWLSEIMLQQTRVAQGMPYYHKFLEAFPTVYDLANADEEQVLKLWQGLGYYSRARNLHATAKMVVTEHGGHFPNTYEELKSLKGVGDYTASAIASICFNEPEPVVDGNVYRVLARYFGVDLPINSTTGVKYFKKLARDVMNSENIRDYNQGIMEFGAIQCAPKKPYCLLCPLNDSCVALQENKVGALPVKLKNAKIKNRFFNYLIFLDDKKQTLLEQRKGKGIWQNLYQFPLVESHNVMNISELKEQIGNHNDFPDYAKVLLYNEQPIVHKLSHQHLHTRFWILQTKEILKDGISWGDIISFPVPVLIADFIKTYKI, encoded by the coding sequence ATGTCTTTTTCCCAAAAAATCTTGAAATGGTATGGCCAACATAAGCGCGAACTTCCATGGAGAACAACGAATGACCCTTATAAAATTTGGCTTTCGGAAATCATGCTCCAGCAAACACGAGTTGCACAGGGCATGCCCTATTACCATAAATTTTTAGAAGCTTTTCCCACGGTCTATGACTTGGCAAATGCAGATGAAGAGCAAGTACTAAAGCTTTGGCAGGGCCTGGGATATTATTCTAGGGCAAGAAACCTGCATGCTACTGCTAAAATGGTCGTAACAGAACATGGAGGTCATTTCCCCAATACCTATGAGGAGCTTAAATCGCTGAAAGGTGTGGGGGATTATACTGCCAGTGCAATAGCTTCAATATGCTTTAATGAGCCAGAACCTGTTGTGGATGGCAACGTTTATCGTGTGCTTGCCAGATATTTTGGTGTGGATTTGCCCATAAACAGTACGACAGGGGTCAAATATTTTAAGAAATTGGCGCGTGATGTAATGAACTCAGAGAACATTAGGGACTATAATCAAGGGATAATGGAATTTGGTGCCATACAATGTGCTCCCAAAAAGCCATACTGTCTCTTGTGTCCTTTAAATGATAGTTGTGTGGCCCTACAGGAAAACAAAGTTGGGGCCCTTCCTGTTAAACTAAAGAATGCTAAAATCAAAAATCGCTTTTTTAACTATTTGATTTTTTTGGATGATAAGAAACAAACATTGCTAGAGCAGCGAAAAGGAAAGGGGATATGGCAGAATTTATACCAATTTCCGCTTGTTGAGTCCCATAACGTAATGAATATTTCAGAATTAAAGGAGCAGATAGGCAATCATAATGACTTTCCGGATTATGCAAAAGTGCTATTGTATAACGAACAGCCTATCGTTCATAAGCTTTCCCATCAACATTTACATACCAGATTTTGGATTTTACAAACAAAAGAGATATTAAAAGATGGTATTTCATGGGGAGATATCATATCTTTTCCTGTTCCTGTTTTGATTGCAGATTTCATTAAGACATATAAAATTTAG
- a CDS encoding single-stranded DNA-binding protein, whose product MSGTLNKVMLIGHLGDEVKIHYFEGGNCIARFPLATNETYTNKQTGERVTNTDWHNIVIRNKAAEICEKYLSKGDKVYLEGRLKNRQWQGEDGNTRYTTEVHVQDFTFLSTKKESMANAQQGSGTMPQNEPAKPTPSAAPVEETEQDDDLPF is encoded by the coding sequence ATGAGCGGAACATTGAACAAAGTGATGCTGATCGGGCATTTGGGCGACGAAGTGAAAATCCATTATTTTGAAGGTGGAAATTGCATTGCAAGATTTCCACTGGCCACCAATGAAACCTACACGAATAAACAAACCGGGGAACGGGTTACGAATACGGACTGGCATAACATAGTTATAAGAAATAAAGCTGCGGAAATATGTGAAAAATATTTGAGCAAAGGCGACAAAGTATATTTGGAAGGAAGATTGAAAAACCGACAATGGCAAGGTGAGGACGGTAATACCAGATATACTACCGAAGTCCACGTACAGGACTTTACCTTTCTCTCCACAAAAAAGGAAAGTATGGCGAATGCACAACAAGGTTCTGGAACAATGCCACAGAATGAGCCCGCAAAACCTACGCCTAGTGCTGCACCTGTTGAAGAAACAGAACAGGATGATGATTTACCATTCTAA
- a CDS encoding gliding motility-associated protein GldE — MDPDPYCLAFFLTTLDSIFLIKVAILILLLCCSALISGAEVALFGLSQTDLNELEEKETSKGKLIVQLLEKPKKLLATILITNNAINIGVVLLFSSIGDTIFSEIDQTLFGVVSVRFLLEVVVATFLILMFGEILPKIYANRNRLQFSSFMSIPLKALNTVFTPLSAPMRSATLYLEEKLGRQKSNLSIDHLSQALELASEGDTTKEEQKILEGIVTFGNTDTKQVMRPRIDIFALNEEMKFPEVIEEIKKNGYSRIPVFAENMDNVLGVLYIKDLLPYIERKTFNWMSLIREPYFVPENKKLDDLLLEFQEKKNHLAVVVDEYGGTSGIVTLEDIIEEIVGDISDEFDDEDLIFSKLDDYNYVFDGKTTLKDFYRVVKIENEELFEGNKGESETIAGFVLEISGSFPKLGEKVLFEEYKFVVESMDKKRLKRIKVTLPHEA, encoded by the coding sequence TTGGACCCTGACCCTTATTGTCTGGCATTTTTTTTAACCACCTTAGACAGTATCTTTTTAATAAAAGTGGCAATTCTTATTTTGCTTCTGTGCTGTTCTGCACTAATTTCTGGTGCCGAGGTAGCCTTGTTCGGGCTTTCGCAAACAGATTTGAACGAGCTTGAAGAAAAAGAAACGTCAAAAGGAAAACTCATTGTACAACTGCTGGAAAAGCCAAAAAAACTATTGGCTACTATATTGATTACGAACAATGCCATAAACATCGGTGTTGTTTTGCTGTTCAGTTCTATTGGGGACACAATTTTTTCAGAAATAGATCAAACGCTGTTTGGAGTGGTTTCTGTGCGTTTTCTTTTAGAAGTCGTAGTAGCTACATTTTTAATTTTGATGTTTGGGGAAATACTCCCAAAAATATACGCCAATAGAAATAGGCTTCAATTTTCAAGCTTTATGTCTATCCCCTTAAAGGCTTTGAATACTGTATTTACACCTTTAAGTGCCCCAATGCGCTCAGCGACTCTTTATCTTGAAGAAAAGCTGGGAAGACAAAAATCCAATTTGAGTATTGACCATTTATCCCAGGCATTGGAGCTGGCTTCTGAAGGAGATACGACCAAAGAAGAACAGAAGATCTTGGAAGGCATTGTTACTTTTGGGAATACCGACACTAAACAGGTAATGCGTCCCCGAATAGATATTTTTGCACTCAATGAAGAGATGAAGTTTCCTGAAGTAATTGAGGAAATCAAGAAAAATGGCTATTCAAGAATTCCTGTTTTTGCAGAAAATATGGATAATGTTCTTGGAGTGTTGTACATTAAAGACTTATTGCCCTATATAGAGCGAAAAACCTTTAATTGGATGTCTCTGATTCGGGAACCTTATTTTGTGCCAGAAAACAAAAAGCTGGATGATCTACTGTTAGAATTTCAAGAAAAAAAGAACCATTTGGCTGTTGTTGTCGATGAATATGGCGGAACCTCTGGAATCGTAACTCTGGAAGATATCATTGAAGAAATCGTAGGGGATATCAGCGATGAGTTTGATGACGAGGATTTAATATTCTCCAAACTGGATGATTATAATTATGTTTTTGATGGCAAAACGACCCTAAAGGATTTTTACCGTGTCGTTAAGATTGAAAATGAAGAACTTTTTGAAGGAAACAAGGGGGAATCTGAGACTATTGCTGGATTTGTACTCGAAATTTCGGGAAGTTTTCCAAAGTTAGGAGAGAAAGTTCTATTTGAAGAGTATAAGTTTGTAGTGGAGAGTATGGATAAAAAAAGATTAAAACGCATAAAAGTAACATTGCCCCATGAAGCATAA